Proteins encoded within one genomic window of Episyrphus balteatus chromosome 1, idEpiBalt1.1, whole genome shotgun sequence:
- the LOC129907809 gene encoding eukaryotic translation initiation factor 6 has protein sequence MALRVQFENNDDIGVFSKLTNTYCLVAIGGSETFYSVYESELAETIPVIHASIGGCRIIGRLTVGNRNGLIVPGSTTDVELQHIRNSLPESVKIHRVEERLSALGNVIACNDYVALVHPDLDKETEEIIGDVLNVEVFRQTVAENTLVGSYTVLSNQGGMVHPKTSIQDQDELSSLLQVPLVAGTVNRGSEVLAAGMVVNDWISLCGMSTTATEISVIESVFRLNQAQPSTVTTKLRAALIEDMS, from the coding sequence ATGGCTTTACGTGTGCAATTTGAGAACAATGATGATATTGGTGTATTCAGTAAACTAACGAATACGTACTGTCTGGTAGCAATTGGTGGATCTGAAACATTCTACAGTGTTTACGAATCGGAGCTAGCTGAAACAATTCCTGTAATTCACGCTAGTATCGGAGGCTGTCGTATAATTGGCcgtctcactgttggaaatcgCAATGGACTTATCGTTCCTGGTTCCACAACAGATGTGGAACTACAGCACATCCGAAACAGTTTACCGGAAAGCGTAAAAATACATCGCGTGGAGGAACGTCTTTCAGCTTTGGGTAACGTTATTGCCTGCAATGATTATGTTGCATTGGTTCATCCCGATCTAGACAAAGAGACTGAAGAAATCATTGGAGATGTACTTAATGTAGAAGTATTCCGACAAACTGTTGCCGAAAACACATTAGTGGGCTCGTATACAGTGCTTAGTAATCAAGGTGGTATGGTACATCCAAAGACCTCAATTCAAGATCAGGATGAATTATCTTCATTACTTCAAGTCCCATTAGTGGCGGGAACTGTGAATAGAGGAAGTGAAGTCCTTGCTGCTGGTATGGTTGTCAATGATTGGATTTCATTATGTGGCATGAGCACAACAGCAACGGAAATTTCTGTAATTGAAAGCGTCTTCAGACTGAATCAAGCTCAACCATCTACAGTCACAACAAAACTCAGAGCTGCTCTTATTGAAGATATGTCATAA